From the Natronoarchaeum philippinense genome, the window GCAGGATGTACCCGAAGCCGGCCTTTGCAGTTAGGTCCAGAAGCGCAAACCCTGCCGTCTCGGCGGGCAGCCCGATGAGACCGAGCCCCTCGGTACCGACGATCCACCAGACTGGGTACGCCGCCCAGAGCACCGTCAGTAGATTCCGCAACTGGACGAACTTGCTCTGAGCTTCCGCCGAGAGGGCATCGGCCTGCTCGGAGAGCGCTCCGAACAGGAAGTAGAGCAACACCACCAAGAACGCCGTGCTGACGCCCCACCAGATCAGCCGTTGTGCGCCGGCGGCGAACGCGCCGCCGTCGCCGGTCAGGGTGGCGATCGCTCCGGTGCCGATCATCAAAACGTCGAGCCCGACCAGCGTCCCGATCGTGTTGCGATCGGCTCCGGCGAGCAGTCCGAGGTCGATCAGCAACAGCGGCGTGGTGAATATCCAGTCGGTGTATCGCGCCCAGTAGACGACGATCGTCTCGCCGCCGACCGTGACTTCGACTAGTCCGAATCCCAGTGCCATCGCAAGGTAGTTTACGAACGCGATGGCGGTGATAAACGTCGTCACGATGTAGAATTTCTTTCGTCGGTCCTCCTCGACGCCCCAGCCGCGAGCGACGAAGTAGATCGTCGCGAGGAACATCCCTGCCGTGCCGAGCCACAGCCAGATGGCCTCGGAGCCTGGTTCGAGCATGGTACACCCGTAACTTCGTCTCAAACCTGTAAATCGGTACTACCACACTGGTCGGGCAATCCATGTAGGATTTTATTAGCCGGACAGCTCGTCGCGTTCTTCGTAGAATGCGGCGACGAGTTTTCGCTCGGCGGCACGCAAGTGTTGGTGGAACGTCGAACGCGTGATATCCATCGACTCCGCTAGCTCGTCGCCGGAGATCGGTCTCGGCCACTCGAAATAGTCGCTTGCGTACGCACGCCGGAGCGCACTCTGCTGACGGTCGGTGAGGCGTCCTTCCAGTCTCGCTGCGAACTCGCGTTGGGTCTCCGCGGGTCGGTCGCGCTCGCGATACGCAAGCAGGTCGACGCCCGGAAACCGTTCCGTGATCCGATCGGCGACCTCTCGTGCATCGTCGGTTTGAGAGACGCTGGCCGTCAGTCTCGCCCGGCTCGGATCGGCCACGATCGATCGCGTTTCGACGCCCCACTCGGCGAGCACCTCCACGACGAATGGCTCGCCGAACTTGATCTCCGCGAGGCAGCCGTCATCGGTGATCGTCGTGATATTCGCCGCCGCGATCTGCGGGAGCGCTGTAGCAGTCGCCTCCAGCCGTTGGGGATCTGCTCCGGTCACATCAACGAACGTCACCAACTGCCCGTCGGCGGCGCGGACCGACCCAACGTACTCGACGTGACAGTCGAGGTCGTCTGCGAGCGAGACGACAAATAGGTCGCTCCCGAGAACGCCGAACTCCAGTTCCGCAACCGTGTCAGTCGTTAGTCGCTCTTCGCTTTCTCGTGCGTTGATCGCGGTGGCGATTGCTCGCCCGAGTGCGGTTAAGATCGCACGCTCGTGCTCTGCGAACACTCCTCGTTCGGCCGCGTAGACACAGAGGACGCCGTGGACGGTATCCCGATACGCCAGCGGTACGGCTGCCATCGACTGGAAGCGATCCGGCCAGTCGCCGCCGTGCAGTCGACCGCCGGGGCTGTTCGCGCTGTCTTGCACGACCGCGAGTTCGCGGTCGTCGATCGCCGTTCCGATCACCGTCTCGGGGCCGAACTCCACGTCGAGTTCGTCGACAAACTGCGCGTTTTGGCTCGTATCAGCCGCCGGGTGTACCTGATCGTTCACAACGTCGTAGTCGCCGATCCAAGCGAAGTCGTAGGGCTCGGCGTCACCGATCCGCTCGCAGATGTCGCCTATCATCTCTTCTCGGCAGGACGCCTCCACGAGCGTTTGGGTCACATCGAGGACGAGCCCGTCGATCCGATCGAGCAACCGTTCTAGCGTCTGGCGCTCGTTGTCGAGCGATTCGGCCCGCTGCCGAGCCGCGAACTGGGCCCGCTTTCGGTCCGTGATATCCGTCTGGAACCCGACGAAGTAGGCCAGTTCGTCGCCGTAGATCGGCGCGAGGTCGACCCGGTTCCAGAACATCCGTCCGTCTTTTCGATAGTTGATCAACTCCTCGCTGGCTGGCACGCCGGCATCGATCGCGTCTCGAAGTCGGTCGACCGGCTCGGACGCCGTCGCCGGGCCTTGAAGGAACCGACAGTTTTTCCCGAGTACTGTTGCCCGATCGTAGCCTGTCAGCCGTTCGAACGCCTCGTTGACGTAAATCAGTGGTTCGTCCTCACGCTGGGCATCGGCGATGGTAATGCCGACCGGTGCTTCGTCCATCGCTCGCTCTTTGAGCGCCATCGGAACCTCCTCGTCCGCCGATCCCGGAACATCGATGGTGCCTCGATTGTCGGGTCGCCGTTCCAGAAGCTCCGTCACCGTCTCGGCGAGCCGTTCGACACCGGCTGCCAGCGGCGGCTTGATGACGTACTCGGTGACTCCCGCTGAGAGTGCTGCACTGGCGAGTGTTTCGTCACCGTCCTCGACGAACAGGATGACAGGCATCGTCGGAAACCCCTCACGTACCGACGACAGCAGTTCGAGCCCGCCATCGTCCGGAAGGTCGTGCTCGCAGATTACACAGTCGATCGGCTTTCTAAGCACCAGTTCGCGCGCGCTCTCGGCGGTCCGTGCGGTCTCGACGACGGCGTCCCCGAACGCGGTAGAAACGGCCTCTACAGCTGCGTCGTCGGGATCGACGTACAGCAGATGGTCGGTTCTGCCGTCTGGGCTGACCATAGGCGTGCTGGCGGCATAGGCGGCCAAGTGCCTTGTTTCCGTAAGTATGCCATCGCAGGGGTAAGACTCCGTTTCCCCCACAGCCTGTGACCGTAACTCGCCGTTATAGCGAGCTCGAGGCGAACATCCGGTTTCTGACGGGGATGAATATCAATCCACCAACTGCTGTAACTGCGCACGTCGCCGCTGTAGATCGACCTGCGCGTCGACCGCTGGATCGGACGCCAACCGATCCAGCACGAGAAATACGTCGGTGCCGCCGGCTTCGAGCCGGTCGACCAGAAACTGGATCTCGGCTTTGTTGAGGACCAGCGATTCCAGCAGCCCGAGCAACAACGCGACCCCTGTGGCGGCGTCCGGATCGGCCGGGAACGCGTCGTGGATCGACGCCGAACCGTCCGCGGCGTCGGCATCCTGCACGACGGCGTCGCGAGCGGGCGCGACAGTGAGACACGCCGGACAGATCGCTACCGTCGGTGCCTCCTCTGGTGCGCACTCGCGTAACTCGTCGGGGACCTCGAAGACGACGGCGTCGCCGCCGCAGGCGTCACAGCGCATGCTCGACACGAGGGATCGAAGGAAGAAAAGCGCCCGGAGAAGACGGCGATCGAGAACGCGGTGATCCGCTCAGTCGTCGGCCTGCACGCGCTCGGGTTCGGTCTCGGCCGCAGCGAGTTCCTCTTCTTCCTCTTCGGCCTGTTCCTTTTTCTCCTTGATCTTCTTCATACGGAAGATCTCCTCGCGCTCTTGCTCTTCGAGTTTCTGCTCGATGTACTCTTGGTTCTCCTTGAGGTCGGGCAGGAGCTTGAACTCCAGAGCGTTGACGCGGCGCTTGGTGGTCTCGATCTCTTCGAGCATCTTCTTCATCGCCGTCTCGACTTCGGCGGCGAGGATGATCGACTCCAGCAGGTCCTCGTAGGCTTCCGCGGCCTCGTCGATGCGCGCGGAGGTGCCGAGCACGCCGTAGCCGCGCTGATCGAGGCTCTTTTTGACGCGCGTGGACTCGATCTGAGGCACGACGACGCCCATGATGTTCTTGGACTCGGTCGTGATCTCGGGGTGTTCTTTGAGCGCGGCGGCGGCGCCCCGCACCGCAACGTCGCCCTCCATCGCGCGGGCCATGTCGATGGTCTTCTGGGCGTGCTGGTAGTCGCTTTCGAGGTTCGAACGAACGTCTTGGGCCTGGTCCAGAATGTCCATGAACTCCATGATCAGGCCGTCGCGCTTCTTCTCGAGCGTGTCGTGGCCTCGCTCGGAGAGCTCGATGCGATCCTCGATCGCCATCAGGTTCTTCCGAGTGGGTTTGACGTCTTTGGCCATTTACCGGGTCTTTGTGGGCCGAGTCGGATAACTGTTTACAGACGTGGCGGGCGAACCGACCTGTCGCTACGCCCGGTGTCGCCGACCTTGCCCGTGCGTGCGGGGGACTTTTGGGCTGGTCTGTCGCCACCCTAGCGCGGGGGGAGACAGCATGTGCCATCACCAAATAGACGAACGGGCCGACATCGAGGAGCTACTCGAAGATGCCGAGGCAGACGAGCACGTCGACCGCGAGGCCGCCGAAGCGCCGGCCGACGACTGACCGGCTCTTTTTGCGAAACGACTTTGCGACGCCGGCGGTTGCTATTCCCCGATGGAGTACGCCTTCGGTGCCGACGAGGCCGGTCGCGGTCCCGCGCTCGGGTCGATGTTCGTCGCGGCGGTCGCCGTCGACGATCGAGACGCCATTCCAGCGGGTGTCGACGACTCGAAGAAGCTCTCGCGAGCCCGCCGTGACGACCTCGCTGCCGCCCTCCGCGACGACGACCGCGTTCGGGCGTCGGTCGTCGAGGTTCCCACCGAGCGCATCGACGATCCGGCGACCGACATGAACGCGCTGACCGTCGACGCCCAGTCGACCGCGCTCGACGCCGTCGTCGAGGCCGGCCAGAGCGGTGTCGTCGACGCCTGCGATACTGACGCCGAGCGATTCGCCAGCCGCGTCGCCGACGGCGTCGACGCCGACGTTGCACTCCGCGCCGAACACGGCGCCGACGAGACCTACCCCGTCGTCAGCGCAGCCAGCGTGCTGGCCAAAGCCGCCCGCGACGACCACGTCGACGCGCTCGCGGCGACCTACGGTGAGGTCGGCAGCGGCTATCCGAGCGATCCGACCACGCGGACGTTTCTCAGCGAGTACGTCGAGACACACGGCGACTTGCCCGACTGCGCCCGCGAGAGCTGGGGCACCTGTCAGGACGCGCTGGCGGCGGCCGAACAGTCGGCGCTCGATCAGTTCTGACGCCGCGGCGAAACCGAACGACGGCGAAAAAAGCGCTCAGTTCTCGGTCTTGATCCGGCGCAGGATGTTCCCGTAGGCCGGTCGGGTGATGAACACGCCGATCAGCACGCCGAGGATCGTGATGATCGCAAAGCCGCGCAGATCGCCGAGCGAGAGCACAGCGAGCGGGCTCATGGCGATGATCGTCGTCGCGGCGGCGGCGCCGATCACCCAGAACGCCTTCTTGAACCGGCTGTCGAACACGCGCCCGGAGCTGACGCCGTCTTCGGACAGCACCTCGTCGGCGATGATGATCAGGTCGTCGACCCCGGTCCCGACGACCGCGATGAACCCGGCGACGTGGGAGAGGTCGATCGGCATCTTGATCGCCGCCGCGAAGCCGAGCAGGATGACGACTTCCGACAGCGCCGTCAGCGACATCGGCGCCGCGACGCGCGGGTTGCCGTAGCGCAGGAACACCACGAGCACGACCGTCAGCACCGCGATGAGGCCGGTGATCGCCGAACTGGTCCGGAACTGCTGGGCCTGTTCGGGCTGGATCTCGTAGCTACTGGAGTTTTCGCCCAGATCGAGCTGGGCCGGGAGGCTCCCGGTCTGGATGCTTGTCTGGACTTCCTGTGCGCTCTGGCGGTCCGGCGTCGTGACTTGGAAGGTGGGCTGGCTGGCGAACTGGTCGCTTTCCATCAGGGTGCCGAGGTTGGGGTTCATCGTCAGGCCAGTCACCGTCTCGTCGTCGTAGACGATCAGCTGACAGTAGCCCCACTGGCTGGGATCCGTGTTTTCGTTGTAATTACAGCCCGATCCCCGCTCGACGCTGCTTGCGATCCCCGTCTCGACCATGAGATCGGAGTAGTCGGCTGCGGCCGACTGCTTGAGCGTGACCGAGAAGCCGAACCCATCCTGATCGTCGAGATTCTCGACCTGCCCGACGTCTTTGATCTCGTCCTGTCGGAGCGCGATCTGCTGCTCGTAGCCGCTACCGTTGCCCGAGGCGTTGTCGGTCGGGTAGTGGGCGACGACTTGGACGACCCCGCGGTTCTGGAGCACGTCGCGCAACTCGGCGATGTCGACGTTCCGTCCGGGGGCTTCGATGACGAGGTACCAGTCGTCGCCGACTTGGACCTCGTTGACCGTGGCGCCGGTGAACCCGGTCGATTGGACCCGGGTCTCCAGCACCTCGATCATATCGTCGCGGGTCTCGGCGGTGACGCCGGTCCGCACCGAGAACGAGTCCGACGAGTGCCCGGTGGCTTCCAGCGCGGACTCTAGCTCGGCCGTGGTGACGTTGCCGCTGAACACCTCGACGGTCCCGTCCTGTGATTGGACTTGCACTCTGCCCAGATCGACCCCGAGTTGGTCCGCGATGGCTTGGGCTTCGTCGTTTTGCACGTCGACGTTCTCGGCGGTGACGCCGTCGACCGGCGCTCGCAGCCGCGCGCCGCCGCCGAGTTCGATGCCGTACTTGAGGTTCGTCGGCGTGTCGACCGCGGTCTCGTTGCCGCCGATGTCGTCGCCCAGCCCGGCGCCGGGGACAAAGAGGAAGAAACACGCCAGCGCGATCAGCGCGACGAGGATCGAGATCCGGAGGTTGTTCCGGACGAGCTCGATCGGCTTCATCGCGCCACCCCCTCGAACTTGTACCAGCGAAGCAGGCTGAGATTGAGCATGTAGGTGTTCATCAGGTCGGCGCTCAGCCCGATCACGAGCACGAGGCCGATGTCGGCGAGCAGGCCGATGCCGAAGAACGTCGCCACGATCGTCATCACGGTCATCGCGGCGATCGAAGTGACGGTCATCGTCACGCCGGTCTCCATCGCCCGGCGGGTGCTCTCGTAGAACCCGCCGCGCCGACGGAGGATGTGGTTGTTGAGCAGGATGTCCGAGTCGACGCTGTAACCGATCAGCATCAGTAGGGCGGCGACGGTACCGAGCGACAGCGGGATGCCGGCGAGGTTCATCGCCGCCAGCGGGATCATCACGTCGCTAAACGCCGAGATGACGATGGCGATGCTCGGGACGAACGACCGAAACAGGATGAATGCGATCGCGCTCATCCCGAGGAACGCGATCACGAGACCGTACAGCGCGAGCGTCTGGTTTTCGTTGCCGAACGTCGGCGGGATCGAACTCTCCTGTGAGACGACCTCGCCGTCGCTATCGCCGGGTGCTGGCTCTAAGTTCTCGTTTGCCTGCTGGGCCAGCGCCTCGGAGTCGCTCGACTGGAACTGGACGAGATACGTGTTGTCCTCGCCCCCGATCGTCGAGATCGACTCGACCTCCTGATCGAAGGCCCCTCTGAT encodes:
- the secF gene encoding protein translocase subunit SecF; translated protein: MIQFDVPEIDYDRYTNRQLAAVPLAVLAVALVVIAGWWIVTGAPATLGIDFAGGTELRLQTADSPEEIRGAFDQEVESISTIGGEDNTYLVQFQSSDSEALAQQANENLEPAPGDSDGEVVSQESSIPPTFGNENQTLALYGLVIAFLGMSAIAFILFRSFVPSIAIVISAFSDVMIPLAAMNLAGIPLSLGTVAALLMLIGYSVDSDILLNNHILRRRGGFYESTRRAMETGVTMTVTSIAAMTVMTIVATFFGIGLLADIGLVLVIGLSADLMNTYMLNLSLLRWYKFEGVAR
- a CDS encoding DUF6276 family protein; the encoded protein is MRCDACGGDAVVFEVPDELRECAPEEAPTVAICPACLTVAPARDAVVQDADAADGSASIHDAFPADPDAATGVALLLGLLESLVLNKAEIQFLVDRLEAGGTDVFLVLDRLASDPAVDAQVDLQRRRAQLQQLVD
- a CDS encoding bacterio-opsin activator domain-containing protein produces the protein MVSPDGRTDHLLYVDPDDAAVEAVSTAFGDAVVETARTAESARELVLRKPIDCVICEHDLPDDGGLELLSSVREGFPTMPVILFVEDGDETLASAALSAGVTEYVIKPPLAAGVERLAETVTELLERRPDNRGTIDVPGSADEEVPMALKERAMDEAPVGITIADAQREDEPLIYVNEAFERLTGYDRATVLGKNCRFLQGPATASEPVDRLRDAIDAGVPASEELINYRKDGRMFWNRVDLAPIYGDELAYFVGFQTDITDRKRAQFAARQRAESLDNERQTLERLLDRIDGLVLDVTQTLVEASCREEMIGDICERIGDAEPYDFAWIGDYDVVNDQVHPAADTSQNAQFVDELDVEFGPETVIGTAIDDRELAVVQDSANSPGGRLHGGDWPDRFQSMAAVPLAYRDTVHGVLCVYAAERGVFAEHERAILTALGRAIATAINARESEERLTTDTVAELEFGVLGSDLFVVSLADDLDCHVEYVGSVRAADGQLVTFVDVTGADPQRLEATATALPQIAAANITTITDDGCLAEIKFGEPFVVEVLAEWGVETRSIVADPSRARLTASVSQTDDAREVADRITERFPGVDLLAYRERDRPAETQREFAARLEGRLTDRQQSALRRAYASDYFEWPRPISGDELAESMDITRSTFHQHLRAAERKLVAAFYEERDELSG
- a CDS encoding preprotein translocase subunit SecD, with amino-acid sequence MKPIELVRNNLRISILVALIALACFFLFVPGAGLGDDIGGNETAVDTPTNLKYGIELGGGARLRAPVDGVTAENVDVQNDEAQAIADQLGVDLGRVQVQSQDGTVEVFSGNVTTAELESALEATGHSSDSFSVRTGVTAETRDDMIEVLETRVQSTGFTGATVNEVQVGDDWYLVIEAPGRNVDIAELRDVLQNRGVVQVVAHYPTDNASGNGSGYEQQIALRQDEIKDVGQVENLDDQDGFGFSVTLKQSAAADYSDLMVETGIASSVERGSGCNYNENTDPSQWGYCQLIVYDDETVTGLTMNPNLGTLMESDQFASQPTFQVTTPDRQSAQEVQTSIQTGSLPAQLDLGENSSSYEIQPEQAQQFRTSSAITGLIAVLTVVLVVFLRYGNPRVAAPMSLTALSEVVILLGFAAAIKMPIDLSHVAGFIAVVGTGVDDLIIIADEVLSEDGVSSGRVFDSRFKKAFWVIGAAAATTIIAMSPLAVLSLGDLRGFAIITILGVLIGVFITRPAYGNILRRIKTEN
- a CDS encoding V-type ATP synthase subunit D — encoded protein: MAKDVKPTRKNLMAIEDRIELSERGHDTLEKKRDGLIMEFMDILDQAQDVRSNLESDYQHAQKTIDMARAMEGDVAVRGAAAALKEHPEITTESKNIMGVVVPQIESTRVKKSLDQRGYGVLGTSARIDEAAEAYEDLLESIILAAEVETAMKKMLEEIETTKRRVNALEFKLLPDLKENQEYIEQKLEEQEREEIFRMKKIKEKKEQAEEEEEELAAAETEPERVQADD
- a CDS encoding bacteriorhodopsin encodes the protein MLEPGSEAIWLWLGTAGMFLATIYFVARGWGVEEDRRKKFYIVTTFITAIAFVNYLAMALGFGLVEVTVGGETIVVYWARYTDWIFTTPLLLIDLGLLAGADRNTIGTLVGLDVLMIGTGAIATLTGDGGAFAAGAQRLIWWGVSTAFLVVLLYFLFGALSEQADALSAEAQSKFVQLRNLLTVLWAAYPVWWIVGTEGLGLIGLPAETAGFALLDLTAKAGFGYILLRSHAVLDEAGTIQRATPTA
- the rnhB gene encoding ribonuclease HII: MEYAFGADEAGRGPALGSMFVAAVAVDDRDAIPAGVDDSKKLSRARRDDLAAALRDDDRVRASVVEVPTERIDDPATDMNALTVDAQSTALDAVVEAGQSGVVDACDTDAERFASRVADGVDADVALRAEHGADETYPVVSAASVLAKAARDDHVDALAATYGEVGSGYPSDPTTRTFLSEYVETHGDLPDCARESWGTCQDALAAAEQSALDQF